DNA from Salmo salar chromosome ssa24, Ssal_v3.1, whole genome shotgun sequence:
ttgactttgcccagtcatatggtcagGTGCCGCAAAGGACCTAGAAaaactgcagctggcccagaacagagcgtcACGTTTCGCTATTCACTgcaatcagagggctaataccagtactatgcatgccagtctctcttggctaaaagtagaggagagactgactgcatcacttcttgtttttctaagaaacattaatgtgttgaaaattccaaattgtttgcatagtcaacttacacacaacaCTGATTTACCccatcagacatgccaccagggtttttttacagtccccaaatccagaacaaattcaagaagaCGTACCGCCATGATTGCATAGAACTCTTCCGTCTCAGATTGCTCAAGTGAACAGAAaacctgatttaaaaaaaaacagctaaagcaacacctcatggcacaatGCATCTTCCCTACTTGACCTAGATATTttgtgtatgtactgatatgtaggctgtATGAGACGTTTTAAATTGATCAAATCATATTCTTtagtggtcacatacacatggttagcagatattattgcgtgtagcgaaatgcttgtagatAATTATATCCTTAAGGTGTTGTCTATTAATTAATGTTCTGTATAAtgtaatgtttcatgttttgAGTGGACCCCAAGAAGAGTAAGCTAATGGGATCGTAATAAAATACCAAACTGACGGTTTGTAACTTCCATAATGTTGTTTTTACAGCCATATGATCTACTTTTGAAAACTGAGCATAACCTGCAAATATTTACTTAGAAATGAGATGTAAACCGTTCTAACAACGATTTTATAGCCAATTGTTCTGTCGTTCTACTAACATGTACTTTTTTATAAAATCTAAAATGATCATGGGCAATCTGCTGCCAGTGTTGCCAATTTAGCGACattgtcgctatatttagcgagtattcagacccctctagcaacacattttcaaaaaagcgaCTAGCTTCAAATCTAGCAACTctttctggtgttattggagacttttggagactgacgtgaaagcacctatcgttcttactcttctcaacgagcagcgggtgctgccgtgGACCCCACCccgtcccaaagcactcacaggcggcccagtcctcACGCATCAGTCCCTCCCAacagcagtcagagcaggagatattcacccctccgcgtccagactgcaaatgaatcgcgcaTGCAGGAAGCTGCCGTTGGCTCATCCCGCCCTGGTTTACATTAAAAAACAATTAACctgaattagggccagactagctaccataattttctcacattgacagttttttctattgtctctttttggtccatttagatcgttaatgtagattgtatacatttttttttaattttatgttatggttaaaaatgttcatgttttactgtgacttgttgtagGCTCCTAAGTGGACCATAAGGTTAAAACCAAACCAAATCAAGAAAACTAaaccaaaaaataataataataatttaaaaaaattaaaactaAGTAACTCCGCCAGATTGTCTTTTTAGGTCACTTTTAAAGGTCCCAAACCCGGATTAAGGAGtagggttggaattgtgacataaaaaaaaacaagaatcgacacaacaaagttaatttgtagttctaaacatatttagggtgttttgtactcactttttgtctctcccacgatattattcctctctcctacagcatccatcacaattacatgcacatggtcaattatgcaaattaggtgatgGGGTTATTTTGCGACTTctagcgacttttaggacagccaatagctactttccttactgaggagttggcaacactgtcTGCTGCTAGTCCATCCATTGATTAGCCTAGCACGCACTGAGTATATGCTTGCACGGCTTTTGTTTGACTCACTTGGTGGCAGTGCTTGGTGGTGGCTAAGTAGTTTACAGTACCTAGTATCTAGTTAAGAATACAAATACGTTTATAATGGCTGGTAGAAAGGCATTAGAAGTGTATTTAGATTTGTCacaatgctagaggcgtcactacagaccctggttcgattccaggctgtatcacaaccggccgtgattgggagtcccatagggcggtgcacaattggcccagtgtcgttaggggttgtccgggttaggccgtcatcatggggtggtaggtagcctagtggttagagcgttggtctagtaaccagaaggttgcaagattgaatccccgagctgataaagtaaaaatctgtcgttctgccgtcattgaaaataagaatttgttcttaactgacttgcctagttaaaaataaattaacataTCTCAACTTTTTATATATATAGGGGAGAATAGGACTCAGGACAAAACTCAATCCCATGCAGATGGTCGACAATGACTTTGTTCTGAGATAAGATTCTTAATTCACGGTCAGATCCTACTAGTTGAAGGGttgaaaaatgtaaaataaaaatacatttcctCTCCCTCATCTTGTTATAGTGATGCCATATTAAAATACCTGCCCACCAAATACAATGTCCCAAGTAACCGGTATCCCCGCCACCTGGAGAGGAGGGTGAGTGGATGAGTACACAGCCTGGCACCATACCAACACACGACCACATGCAGCCAAGGTCTTTATCATGGAGGTAAGGCTCGCTCATGGAACACACTGTATGCTTTATGGCAGGTAAAATGTAGCCTAGTCCCACTGCCACCATCTCTTTGCAGCCTAGATATTACACATAATTGCAATAGACTTTTGTAGGCAATGTTATAGCTGATGTTCTGTGTCTGTTGTTGCTGGCACACAATGCTGCTTTGTGGTGTAGGTTTTACTGCCCCGTATGACAGGGTAGCTCACAGACCCACTGAAGGTGGAGAGGGCTTTAGCAGACCTGGGTGACACTCTggagaagctggagaacatgTTCCTCAAGAGGCAGcccttcctctgtggagatgacatcagCCTGGCTGACTTGCTGGCTGTGTGTGAACTCATGCAGGTGAGGAGCAGTGGACCAACTTCTCCAGCAGAGTTCAATCACTGGGTGAAGCATACACTTCTGCTGAAAATATGGTCCTACAACGCAGTCAAGGAACATTGTCTGTTTAACCACATACTACAGTATATTTAGATTTATGGATTGCTACCCATTTACAGAATCACGAGAGTCGGCCTAAATAAATTGACTGCTTGCTCTCAGCCCCTAGGTGGCGTTAGAGACATCCTGAAGGATCGCCCCAAGCTGTTGAGCTGGAAGAGTCCAGTGGGGGGCTCTTTTGACGAGGTACACACAGTGCTGTACCGTCTCTGGGACAGGTCCAATGCCAAGCTATGAAATAATCTGAATATGGTTTGATATAAAAGCTTGCACAATGATTAACAGCATCACTACTCACAGATTAATGCACTGATTATACTTTGTGCGGCCCTTGTTGACCTAGAGATTGTTCTGTTTAAAGGCTCTATGGGTGAGTGATCAGAGTGCCTTACATGAGCCACTGTATGATATGATGCAAAATTAGTAGCTATATAGATGGTTCAGGTTAATGAACAAGAACCTTGACCTGGGGTGAAGATGTTCAATAGAgtaagattttttttaatgatatACAAGTCAGGAATTATGGAATGCACAACAATAAAAACCCAGTGGTAAATAACATTTTTGTACAAAAACAATTATTTACAAAACAGGAGGCAATTTccagtatagctccacattgttgTGCTGATCTATGAATGCTTCCATATACTAGCTAATGTGTAGCGGCTGTAAGGCATAGCAGGCCAATTTTCAACTAACCTGTTCTTGGTGATACTTTTTTTGTTCTTGATATGGGAGAAAAGTACATCTTATAAAtgtccagttgcaggtggttCCCCCCTAAAAAAATGAATATTCAAACAAATATTAAATCATCGTTTTGTATCGAGTGAGAAATGCAAATGCCTCTTGCATGTCTGCAGATCTTTGTTTTGGTCTCACTGTGTGACGCGCCGTCACCTACTTCTACATGTGGCCGTGTCACATAGAAACATCTAGTTCCTGCAAAGCTCTTGGGGAAACGCAAGATGCAGCTAAAATGGCGAGGGAACTCCTCACTCGGTGCAAACGTGGATTTAATATATTTTTGGAGaaccacctgcaactggacaTCGAGAAGATACTTTTGTCCATCTCAATTCTGGAGAAAAGTATCGCCAAGAACAGGATAGTTGAAAATTGGCCTGCTATGCTTTACACTAGCTAATGTATAACTGCTGTATGGAAGCATTCACATATCACCACCGTAACAATGTGGAGCTAGCGCCGCATGTGCCCACGAGTTGGAACTCAACATGCAGTAATCAAGTAAATTCCAGTATCCTGAACAGGGACATTATGGGAATGATTACAGTGATGCGTGATGAAATGCAATATACTGATTTAAAGTAGGCCCAATTGCCAGAAGAAAAATATCAGGGGAGTCTCCAATGGGGTAACGAGGGTGGAATGTGGATCATGTTGCCTCTGTGGATGGGCCTGGTCACCTCTTGGTTGGCTGCTGCTCTTCCTCATCTTCTCTTGACCTCTTTCCGGTTGAGGCCTAAAGTAATAAGAGACATACTTCAATTTTGTGAGCAACACCATACTCTGGACAATATTGACATATGGCAAACCCTCTCCTGCGGGGACCATCAGATAGTTCACATTTTTGTTCTTACCCTGCACTTAAGTACCTAATTCAACTAAACACCAAGAACTTGCTTAGTTAAATCAGGCTAGAACAAAAATGTGGACTGTCTAGTGGTCCCCCAGGAGAGGGGTGGGAAACTACTGTAGTAGAATGACATTGTTTCTCACTACTGTGGCATCTCCAGAGTCTGCTGTGCCATCGGCATCTCTGGAGTCCTTGGGGTACATGATGCCTTCAGCGGTCTCCTTCATTGCCTCATCCTGAGATGGAGATCGTTGGGATCAGAGATTACTCGCCATTGCCACTTACAACACCGCCTAGCCCAAAATACCCATTATGTAGTAAACGTACCCGCATTGATGGCACTGGGGCCAGGCAATGAGACAGCAATAAACCTTACCATCAGCCAGGGATGCTGTAAAGCCTCCTCAATGGTGAGGCGGACATTGGGGTCCACTCGAAGCAGTTTCTTTACAACATCTTTGGCTAGACATGATTGGATAAGTAAAAGAAGTATCGGACATCATTGAATTATCCATACAACTGTAGTAAAGTAGCAAAAGTTGTTTACAAACCCAAGACAGGTGGAATCCATTTCAAATTTATGTTCTCTAGCACACGTATGACAGAGCCAAACATGCATGCAGTACATTTTTAGGTCAATTTGATGAGGATTTACATTAGTCCCTTACCATCATCGGAGATGCCGTCCCATTTTGATGGAATAAATGTATATATTCCCTGGGTGATCTGATCACTGACTGACAAACCAATTCGTGCATCAGGGTAGAATGGGGGATAGCCTGCCAAACTGAGGGGGAGAGAACTAAACTTCACATATAAAAGTATTAACACTAAGTGAATCTGTGAACAGGAAAACTGTGTGCTGTTGAAAAGTAATCTTGGCCCAAGTTATTTGCAAATTGATTGAAATAGTTGCATTACAATGCTTTTAGTACACTGATAAGCCTGGAAACATTTAAAGTTGCAAcaaaattattgggacagtggcacttttttggggggctttttgtacatagtcaccCCATTTTAGGGAActgaaagtattgggacaaactcaagtttattaaagtagtaaaaagtgtaGTATTCGGTCCAATATTCCTatcacgcaatgattacatcaagcttgtgactctacaaacctgTTGGATGcagttgctgtttgttttggttgcgattcagattattttgtgcccaatagaaattaatagtAAATAATGTAGTGTGTCATTTTGGAATCACTATTGTGAATAAGAAtataatgtttctaaacactactacaTGAATGAGGATACTACCATGATTAGGGATATACCTGActttccataatcatggtagcatccacattcatgtagtagtgtttagaaacattataTTCTTATTCACAATAGTGATTCCAAAATGACACACTACATTATTTactattaatttctattgggcacaaaataatctgaatcgcaaccaaaacaaacagcaactgCATCCAAcaggtttgtagagtcacaagcttgatgtaatcattgcgtgctaggaatattggACCAAATACAAAACTTGACTATTTTAATATACATAAGCgagtttgtcccaatactttggtcccctaaaatgggaggACTGTGTACATAAAGTGTTGTAATTTcgaaacggttcacccgatatggatgaaaataccctcaaattaaagctgacagtcctgtatatctactacagtcagagCAAGCAGCACTGTTATGTCTGTGATCCTGGCATCAGGAACATGGATCCCTACCACACAAACAGGACGACCCCTAAACTCCAGGCGTCTACAGCCCTGCTGTAGCCCACAGTGACTGCGTCTGTGAACACCTCTGGTGCCAGGTATGTGGGTGTTCCACAAAGGGTCCTCATCAGGGCAGACTCCTCCAGTATCTTGGACTGATTAAAGTCTGTGAtctgtcacagagagagaggcctgtaacTCTTCACTTCAGTGAGGCTATTCAACCAAGCTTTTTTCCCTTCTCCAGATCTAGTGTGTCTAGAGATCCACTTCAGGAGGGCAATGAATAAGTGGATAACTTTATCTACCCTCACATACTCTTGATCTACTATGATCATTCACTGTGGAAGAAAGACCCACATTGGGATTTGAGAAACCTTACCTTGATGACGCAAACATCGTCGTGAGACGAAAGCAGCACATTTTCAGGTTTGAGGTCTCTGTGGATGATGCCATTGTTGTGAAGGTACTAGTGGAAGGAATGCGAGATAAACCAGCATAAGGAAGCAGTTGAATATCTACTCAAGCGACAGTATCTCCAGCATAAAACAAGATGTGTAAAGGTATGGTGTATTTTGACATTTCAACATCACACCGGAATATATTTAATAAATCCTACCATGaatttgcctggctacccagattCATTGCTCCAGCCAAATGCCACACCCACAAGCGTTTGTTTCTTCTCCTCAATGAGTCTGGATTTGAatccctccccgacccttctagaaCACGAACACATTCAGACCGTCTGACTGGTCCTAGAAATCCAGAGCCAGAACAAGTGGGTAGTGACGTttgaaaatgtgtcattggctttgatactctggtTAGAGACGATCCAATTGCTGATGACTTTATTTTGTACAACACCCATcgtcaccacaaacgacttcaatgatggcagattcagactgaagtatgtagaAATTGATAAAGCAGCGGAAGCATTCAGTGTGAGTCGTCAGGCAAACCATAAATATCACTATTCTAAAAATTCTGAAGGAAAAATTGAGAAATACATCAATCCACCCACCTCTACTGCTTTCAACATCTGGTAAAAATATAGCTTGGCAATTGGCTCCTTGATCTGTTGCTTGCTTTTGACCCTGTCGTAGAGTTCTCCACCCTCCATGCTGAAACACACATGCTATCAGTTGAAACAGAAAACAAAGGGGAAGGGAAATACTATGCTTGTGACAATTATATTTCTTCGTAAGGCTACAGAAATTATTAGACGCAACGAAAATTATAATGGTTTCTcattgataaaaaaaaagtgGCTGCTTGAATGAAAAACTGAACTCACAGCTCTAGAACAATGTAGTATGAGTCATCTGTTTGGAAGAAGTCTTTTGTTTTGATCAGACATGGCTGGAAAAGACAGGAGGCAAAAGTTACACACAGAAATTTAGCAGGCAAATACTAGAGGACATTTTGATACAAAGTGGTAGAAAAGTGTGATGTCTGTGGCTTTGTCCAGTAGAAAACATGCATTGAAAATGACTACTTCTATGGCACTTGATTACCCCAGGGAAAGAAAACATTGTTGGACATGAAGAGCTATTGCTTTACTAGGCTCCTTGGCAGTTATTACATCATAATAAGTTCTAGATATAATACTTACATGGTCAATCTTTTGAAGGATCTGGATCTCTCTTTCTGCACTTCGTGTGGCAGTCTATAATTGAACAAAGATGAGTGTTACATTTATTGCAGTAGTTATTATTCATAAACTAGAACAGGAGGAAAAAGGTGATAAGACTTACGCCAACAGATGCCGGGAAATCATTCTTGTTAATAGTCTTCAAGGCCACCTTTTTGCAAGTGGCCCTCTCAAAAGCCAGCTTCACTTCCCCGCACACACCACTGGTATAACAAATCATATTAGAATGTTATTCTGTAATTCAAAACAAAATCATGAGTAACAAGATTTAGTAAAATACACAAGTTAAAATGAATAAAATGCTCACTTACACTCCAATCTTTTTGGTAATCATGTATTTCTCGCTTAACTCTTTGGGTAGGTTGGACTGCTCATCCGCCATGAGATCAATGAACACAAACACTATTGAAGGGAGAAAATCAGTTGAATTGATTATTAATGCAAAGACTAAGGTCGACATCACCATTAAGGGAATGATGCAGCATACTTAATGTTTAGAGATACATGGAATATAGTGTCATGATGGATAGGGCCTCCTTGCTGCTATTTAAGTATCAGTGACCTAAACAGAAATGTATTGAAATAATCCTCTGAAAAAAAGGTACCTTTGTGGCGTTCTTCAGCAAGGGACAACACTGCATTGTTTGCTAGTGGCAACATTTTTCCTTTTCCAATAACGTTACCGTCAACAAACGTGCCATTGTTACTGTTGTCAAAGACATAGACAATGTTCTTCTCCTGCAAGGTAAAGATCTGACCGTCATTACAGAGCACACTGATTAACAAAACAATGGACTTCCTTAAATAAAATAAGATAGTGGTGAAAAATGAATCGACCTACTCGGAATATCCTAAAATGTTTATTGCTGTATGCAGCAAATCTGGATGATTCCCTCAGTATGGGGACATCAAAGGAATAGTTGCATTTAGTGTGCCGACCAAACCAAGCGTCGTCCTCAACACAGTCTGGGGAAAAAAGTAAAACTAAAACCATCACTTCAATAGAGGCTAAGAGAAGACAATATACAGATGCTAGTGCTAgttgaaaaatatttttaaaatctCACTCACATTTGCCATATGGGCCACTTTCAGCAGGACACAACATTGTGCAATGTTTAAATGAACGGAAATGCTACTGATCTGAAAGACCACTTGAAGAACATTGTGATTACTGATTATGGCGGCTCAGAGGACGATGTTGTAGTGTGCTGCTGCAGTAGTTTTACGATTTCAAATGGTCACACAGTTATTGATCAGGGCCGATTTCCTGATAGCGATGGAACTTAGGCTTATGGCTGTTTTAAcaatgcatctttcctacaaTGGCCGAAAATTGAAcatgcgtttcccaaaacaccacagaGAGAAAAACGGTCACTTAGTGCGTTGTTTTCTCAGTGCGTTGTTTTCTCAGTGCGTTGTTTTCTCAGTAGGTGGTAATATCTCCTAGAAAGATATTACCACCTACTGCTGCAAATACTGAAGTGGCTTACTCTAATGCTTACCGAATAAAAATGCACAAAATCAGCGATTTGGGACATCATTGTGCACATattaggctacacatcatgaaatatattgagaaATTACAGACGTTAGCCTACAAGTAGCAAAATAAAACTCAACTGAACATGAAATGCATTTTTAATATGATTGAaatgggcctatagcctactgtttatatttttattctatGTTTAGCAGAGATCTTGTGTAGAAAGTGATGCGTGAGGGCAAAAAAAGCATTAACGACACACTTAGCTGTTCTacaagtggtctgaggcaggcgttagattacaagCGCTTTCAAGTGCAACGTTAATAATGatgttttgggaaacagctcagaTTTAATGATGCTCCttcctacgaaggttctaacagtgaacttagccttaagatgcttttgagaAACCGGGCCCTGGTCATACTCCACCACATGGGCTCAAACAGACCTCAAAAGAATGTTCCCGCACTATTGTGGAAAACGTGTTGTTCAGTACAAACTGCAGCAAAACATTTAAATCAACTAAAATACCCCAGTACTCACTGCCTAAAGGCATCCTAACCACCCAGGTAACAGGTGCACATCATGTGGTTGTTGAACTCACTGTGGGCTCTGAAGCCTCTCTGCATAGGCAGCAGGAGGCCCCAGGGCTGTGGCTCAGGCTCCTCTGGTATGGAGCCCAGGTCCCTAACAGGGATGGTGTCCACTGAACTGACTGTGCCAGACCCAGAGGATGACTGGCTGGCAGAGCCTGGAACAGAGGAGCTGGAGCCACTCTGGGACTGGGTCTGAGGCTGCGACTGGGTCTGGCTGTAAGCGTCTGGCTTCTCTTGGGACATGGTCAATATTTCTCCTCTGTCGGAGTAtattaaagtaaataataaacACACCACTCAGGTGATCGTCACATCTTTCAATTTTCCAAACAATGTGCCCCACATCCCTAAACTTAGCAAAGTCCTTATAACTTGCATGTGATAATACTAGGCCTACATAGGGCGTCGTGCAGTATGAATGCATGACAATGATATGAACGAATGATTATGAATTCACAATGTGCGGTGTCTGGAAAATCCATGATCGTGGCAACTCCATAAGTTAAATGGAATTCATTCACCATGCTCCATCTCTATACAAATACGTTTCTTATTTATAGCTTCTTGCTAACAGTGCGTAGTATTATCTGGTAACCGGCCCTCGAGCTATCCTCACCACACATGGATAGCTAGCACAACACTAAATTAGTTTCACATGTGTACCAATTTCCGTAGCTAGCACGTCTGCGAAATTAAGTGGTTGTTTGGTTGCCGAAGAAATGTGACGGCTCGCTAGCTACAGTGTGTGCAACTGAACAATATTTTAAACATGACATTGATAAGAATGACCATTTAAATACACTTACCGGGATTTCGAATTAATCGCGGCACGTGTAGATTTTCCGGGGAAATTGGATCTCTAGAGACTCGTGGGAAATGTTGTTTGTTTTTCATTATACGTCACCTGAATTTTAGCAAGTGAGAAGTTTAGGATTTTCCACGTGATTTTCAGCAGCTAGCTAGCGTTTGCTGCATGGATATACACATCTGATCTGGACCATGTCATTTTGACCAATTACCATTCTTAGGAAGTAATTTTGTCTACATCGAGTTATTAGCAAGTAGCTGCATTATTTCGGGAGTTAATAATCAAATGGACCGTGTCACACTTCTGTTTTCtgcaacctagctagctaacgctagcttTCTGTTCTAGCTAGCTACCATTCCATCGCCGATTGACTGATTAACCAACAACATGGCAAAGCATAAAACATCTGCAAAAACTCTTATAATTGAACATGGTAAGTTGTTAATTCCATAGCTAATCCAGTATAGTAGCTAGTTGATCAGTGTCCAGATGACATAGG
Protein-coding regions in this window:
- the LOC106585648 gene encoding serine/threonine-protein kinase Chk2 isoform X1, yielding MSQEKPDAYSQTQSQPQTQSQSGSSSSVPGSASQSSSGSGTVSSVDTIPVRDLGSIPEEPEPQPWGLLLPMQRGFRAHNCVEDDAWFGRHTKCNYSFDVPILRESSRFAAYSNKHFRIFREKNIVYVFDNSNNGTFVDGNVIGKGKMLPLANNAVLSLAEERHKVFVFIDLMADEQSNLPKELSEKYMITKKIGVGVCGEVKLAFERATCKKVALKTINKNDFPASVGTATRSAEREIQILQKIDHPCLIKTKDFFQTDDSYYIVLELMEGGELYDRVKSKQQIKEPIAKLYFYQMLKAVEYLHNNGIIHRDLKPENVLLSSHDDVCVIKITDFNQSKILEESALMRTLCGTPTYLAPEVFTDAVTVGYSRAVDAWSLGVVLFVCLAGYPPFYPDARIGLSVSDQITQGIYTFIPSKWDGISDDAKDVVKKLLRVDPNVRLTIEEALQHPWLMDEAMKETAEGIMYPKDSRDADGTADSGDATVASTGKRSREDEEEQQPTKR
- the LOC106585648 gene encoding serine/threonine-protein kinase Chk2 isoform X2 translates to MKNKQHFPRVSRDPISPENLHVPRLIRNPDCVEDDAWFGRHTKCNYSFDVPILRESSRFAAYSNKHFRIFREKNIVYVFDNSNNGTFVDGNVIGKGKMLPLANNAVLSLAEERHKVFVFIDLMADEQSNLPKELSEKYMITKKIGVGVCGEVKLAFERATCKKVALKTINKNDFPASVGTATRSAEREIQILQKIDHPCLIKTKDFFQTDDSYYIVLELMEGGELYDRVKSKQQIKEPIAKLYFYQMLKAVEYLHNNGIIHRDLKPENVLLSSHDDVCVIKITDFNQSKILEESALMRTLCGTPTYLAPEVFTDAVTVGYSRAVDAWSLGVVLFVCLAGYPPFYPDARIGLSVSDQITQGIYTFIPSKWDGISDDAKDVVKKLLRVDPNVRLTIEEALQHPWLMDEAMKETAEGIMYPKDSRDADGTADSGDATVASTGKRSREDEEEQQPTKR